One window from the genome of Ancylothrix sp. D3o encodes:
- a CDS encoding ferredoxin family protein: MPHTIVTNVCEGVADCVEACPVACIHEGPGKNTKGTDYYWIDFATCIDCGICLNVCPVEGAILPEERPELQMTP; this comes from the coding sequence ATGCCGCATACAATTGTTACGAATGTTTGTGAGGGGGTTGCTGATTGCGTAGAGGCTTGTCCGGTTGCTTGCATCCATGAAGGGCCAGGAAAAAATACGAAGGGTACTGATTATTATTGGATTGATTTTGCAACTTGTATCGACTGTGGAATTTGTTTGAATGTTTGTCCGGTGGAAGGGGCAATTCTTCCTGAAGAAAGACCTGAGTTGCAAATGACTCCTTAG
- a CDS encoding ATP phosphoribosyltransferase regulatory subunit: MVYQPPTGARDLLPVDVAQKYWIEERLRTVFRRWGYHQIITSTLERLETLTAGGAVQPSAVIQLQDKDEVLGLRPELTASIARAAVTRMVGSSQPQRLYYVANVFRRASEGVHGGQQEFFQAGVELLGAGGLMADAEVLLLLSDCLQLLGLSRWRLLLGEAGLMRSLLAEFPPALQDRVRYAIAHLDRLSLEMLPLSPELRSRALFLFDLRGRPADVLQRVSNLELNAHQREIVNRLKSLVELLAECSPQLPVILDLSLLQTFDYYTGLVFEVVTDTGNCVLGQGGRYDQLLGLYHPQGEDVPGIGFCLNIEELQGCLLPSGVLPQETVPCDWLVVPVDGASQAFVYAQKLRASGDLVRVEVDFGMRETRDAVREYARERRIKNIAWVKDDGEAEIESVN; the protein is encoded by the coding sequence ATGGTTTATCAACCCCCTACAGGTGCTAGAGATTTATTGCCGGTTGATGTTGCTCAAAAATATTGGATTGAGGAGCGGCTGAGAACGGTTTTTCGCCGGTGGGGCTACCACCAGATTATTACTTCAACTTTGGAACGGTTGGAGACTCTGACGGCTGGGGGGGCTGTTCAGCCCTCTGCTGTGATTCAATTGCAGGATAAGGATGAGGTGCTGGGGTTGCGCCCGGAGTTGACGGCTTCGATTGCTCGTGCTGCGGTGACGCGGATGGTAGGGTCATCTCAGCCGCAGAGGTTATACTATGTGGCGAATGTGTTTCGCAGGGCTAGTGAGGGCGTTCACGGCGGGCAACAAGAGTTTTTTCAGGCTGGGGTTGAGTTGCTTGGTGCCGGTGGTTTGATGGCGGATGCGGAGGTTTTGCTTTTGCTGTCAGACTGTTTGCAGCTTTTGGGGTTAAGCCGGTGGCGGTTGCTTTTGGGTGAGGCCGGTTTGATGCGTTCGCTTTTGGCTGAGTTTCCGCCGGCTTTGCAAGATAGAGTTCGTTATGCTATTGCTCACCTTGACCGGCTCAGCCTGGAGATGTTGCCTCTTTCGCCTGAGTTGCGTTCACGGGCTTTGTTTTTGTTTGATCTGCGAGGACGTCCGGCGGATGTTTTGCAGCGAGTTAGTAATTTGGAATTGAATGCACATCAGCGGGAAATTGTCAATAGGTTAAAATCTTTGGTGGAGTTGTTGGCTGAGTGTTCGCCACAGTTGCCGGTGATTTTGGATTTGAGTTTGTTGCAGACTTTTGATTATTACACCGGCCTGGTTTTTGAGGTTGTGACGGATACAGGTAATTGTGTTTTGGGGCAAGGCGGAAGGTATGATCAGTTGTTGGGTTTGTATCACCCTCAAGGTGAAGATGTGCCTGGAATTGGGTTTTGTTTGAATATTGAGGAGTTACAGGGGTGTTTGTTGCCGTCTGGGGTGTTGCCACAGGAGACGGTGCCTTGTGATTGGTTGGTGGTGCCGGTGGATGGTGCCTCGCAGGCGTTTGTTTACGCGCAAAAATTGCGTGCTTCTGGGGATTTGGTGCGTGTGGAGGTGGATTTTGGGATGCGGGAAACGCGGGATGCTGTACGCGAATATGCGCGGGAACGGCGAATTAAAAACATTGCTTGGGTGAAGGATGACGGGGAGGCGGAAATTGAGAGCGTGAATTAG
- a CDS encoding J domain-containing protein, translating to MSFQLNRGLFQLDFTDHHAILGVPVTAEPSEIRKRYLKIARNLHPDTCKASSEEEKELAKQLLAKLVSPAYDKLQNEGERTEHSILLGQMAKRCVQDLSKAQIQSETAKQLLQAHDYENFYKTALTKLAENQYQNLSQTLDIITQISELNLVYLMRKEGKGAVVGAQAAAPKPPTPGAAPAAQKAAPPPPPPPPVKSASQVEQYYQRAEQWMGNNDFDKAILELKDALKIEPKNSHCHALLGMVYLKKKQQAMAKVHINKALELNPQEKVALDAKKIIEKPAQKAGAAGKKAAGKSPSLSEQAGDLFGGLFGGGSQPAQKGGQSSQKKTPPKPGNKPENPGGGIFGGLFGGGGKKK from the coding sequence ATGTCATTTCAACTCAACCGAGGCTTATTTCAACTCGACTTTACCGATCACCACGCCATTTTAGGCGTTCCTGTCACCGCTGAACCCAGCGAGATCCGCAAACGCTATCTAAAAATAGCCCGCAACCTCCACCCAGACACTTGTAAAGCATCCAGCGAAGAAGAAAAAGAACTTGCCAAGCAACTCTTAGCAAAGTTGGTCAGTCCGGCTTATGATAAATTGCAAAATGAGGGGGAACGTACAGAACATTCTATTCTTTTAGGCCAAATGGCAAAGCGCTGTGTCCAAGACCTGAGCAAAGCGCAAATTCAAAGCGAAACTGCTAAACAATTATTGCAGGCGCATGATTATGAAAATTTCTACAAAACTGCCTTAACAAAACTGGCAGAAAATCAATATCAAAACTTATCGCAAACTCTGGATATCATTACACAAATAAGCGAGTTAAATCTTGTTTATTTGATGAGAAAAGAAGGCAAAGGTGCAGTGGTTGGCGCTCAAGCAGCTGCGCCAAAACCCCCAACTCCGGGGGCTGCGCCAGCGGCTCAAAAAGCGGCTCCACCACCACCGCCGCCACCGCCAGTAAAATCCGCTTCCCAGGTTGAGCAATATTATCAAAGGGCTGAACAATGGATGGGAAATAATGATTTTGATAAGGCGATTTTGGAATTAAAAGATGCGCTGAAGATTGAACCGAAAAATAGCCACTGCCATGCTTTGTTGGGGATGGTTTATCTCAAGAAAAAGCAGCAAGCAATGGCAAAGGTTCATATTAATAAAGCGCTGGAATTAAACCCGCAAGAAAAAGTTGCTTTGGATGCTAAGAAAATTATAGAAAAACCGGCCCAAAAAGCGGGTGCGGCTGGAAAAAAAGCCGCTGGTAAATCACCAAGTCTATCAGAACAAGCGGGGGATTTATTCGGTGGATTGTTTGGCGGTGGCAGCCAACCGGCACAAAAAGGCGGCCAGTCTTCGCAGAAAAAAACGCCTCCTAAACCGGGAAATAAACCAGAGAATCCGGGCGGTGGTATATTTGGTGGGTTGTTTGGAGGTGGCGGGAAAAAGAAATAA
- a CDS encoding inositol monophosphatase family protein — protein sequence MTNDQLQIFLDIATEAALAAGTVLQSYLGNLKNIQEKGRPGDLVTEADKASEKAILEVLNRHLPQHGILTEESGSLGNTTGPYLWAIDPLDGTTNFAHQYPFFSASIGLLIDGIPAVGAIFDPFHNELFRAAKGLGATRNRQPINVSQTSDLAKSLLVTGFAYDRRETSDNNYAEFCHLTHLTQGVRRSGAASIDLAHIACGRLDGYWERGLQPWDVAAGVILIQEAGGKVSAYDGNKFDIHSGRILATNGHLHNSLSQALLETPPLNSWQ from the coding sequence ATGACAAATGACCAACTTCAGATATTTTTAGACATCGCTACAGAAGCCGCCTTAGCCGCCGGCACAGTTTTGCAAAGTTATCTGGGAAACCTCAAAAATATTCAAGAAAAAGGCCGCCCTGGCGACTTAGTAACCGAAGCCGATAAAGCCTCGGAAAAAGCTATTTTGGAAGTCTTAAACCGGCATCTTCCCCAACACGGTATCCTTACCGAAGAAAGCGGCAGTCTCGGCAACACCACCGGCCCCTATCTTTGGGCCATTGACCCCCTCGATGGTACCACCAATTTTGCCCACCAATACCCTTTTTTCTCGGCTTCTATTGGTTTATTAATTGATGGCATACCGGCAGTAGGAGCAATTTTTGACCCCTTCCATAACGAACTTTTCCGCGCCGCCAAAGGACTAGGCGCCACCCGCAACCGGCAACCTATTAACGTCTCTCAAACCTCTGATCTGGCAAAAAGCCTCCTCGTCACCGGCTTTGCCTACGACCGCCGCGAAACCTCCGATAATAACTATGCGGAATTTTGCCATCTTACCCATCTTACCCAAGGGGTGCGACGCAGCGGCGCGGCTTCGATTGACTTAGCTCATATCGCCTGTGGGCGCCTTGATGGATACTGGGAAAGAGGTTTACAACCTTGGGATGTGGCTGCCGGTGTGATATTGATACAAGAAGCTGGGGGTAAAGTGAGCGCTTATGATGGCAATAAATTTGATATTCATTCTGGCAGAATCTTAGCCACCAATGGACATCTACACAACAGCCTCAGCCAAGCATTATTAGAAACTCCGCCCCTCAATTCTTGGCAATAA
- a CDS encoding thermonuclease family protein, translating into MNADKRRWVYCLLLMFLFLVGGCQKQVKPQGITVPVQRVLSGQSLEVSGSLEVSNRIRLIGVDAPDFRQEPWGEQAKQRLQELINNQQVLLESDVESKYCFENRCTLLAYVWVNNKLLNEELAKEGLVLASPRDPNTKYQKRLESAQEYARIMGLGIWNPENPMRQTPAEFRKQRENNTGTM; encoded by the coding sequence ATGAACGCTGATAAACGCAGATGGGTTTACTGTTTGTTGCTGATGTTTTTGTTTTTGGTGGGGGGGTGTCAAAAGCAGGTTAAGCCACAAGGAATCACGGTGCCGGTGCAACGAGTTTTGTCTGGTCAAAGTTTGGAAGTTTCTGGCAGTTTGGAAGTTTCTAATCGAATTCGTCTCATTGGTGTTGATGCACCTGATTTTAGACAAGAACCTTGGGGCGAACAAGCTAAACAACGGCTGCAAGAGTTGATTAATAATCAGCAGGTTTTATTAGAGTCTGATGTGGAAAGTAAATATTGTTTTGAGAACCGCTGTACTCTGCTTGCTTATGTTTGGGTAAATAACAAACTGTTAAACGAAGAACTGGCTAAAGAAGGCTTGGTACTCGCATCCCCACGAGACCCTAACACCAAATATCAAAAACGCCTTGAAAGTGCCCAAGAATACGCAAGAATAATGGGTTTAGGAATTTGGAACCCCGAAAACCCCATGCGACAAACACCGGCAGAATTCCGTAAACAAAGAGAAAATAACACAGGAACAATGTAG
- a CDS encoding 2Fe-2S iron-sulfur cluster-binding protein codes for MTPTHKITIHHRQTGKTYTVTVPEDRYILHSAENQGVDLPFSCRNGACTACAVRVKTGELYQPEAMGLSPQLREQGYALLCVSYPRTDLEVETQDEDEVYELQFGRYFGKGKVRFGLPLDED; via the coding sequence ATGACCCCAACCCATAAAATCACCATCCACCACCGGCAGACCGGTAAAACCTACACCGTCACTGTCCCCGAAGACCGCTACATCCTCCACAGTGCCGAAAATCAAGGCGTAGACCTTCCCTTTTCCTGTCGTAACGGCGCCTGTACCGCCTGTGCTGTGCGTGTCAAAACCGGCGAACTTTACCAACCTGAAGCTATGGGACTCTCGCCCCAACTGCGCGAACAGGGTTATGCTTTACTCTGTGTGAGCTATCCGCGTACAGATTTGGAGGTGGAAACTCAGGATGAGGATGAGGTCTATGAGTTGCAGTTTGGCCGGTATTTTGGTAAGGGTAAGGTGCGGTTTGGTTTGCCGCTTGATGAGGATTAA
- a CDS encoding endonuclease NucS domain-containing protein: protein MEKYVSLRKTGAAWVFESEATLEDFIWANLAQLFNLTPLKRQFSISGQYCDILAVGENKQLVVLELKNTEDRYVVQQLTRYYDALQDEKPFSEQIDYSLPVRLVAVTPAFHRDNFTDRKYHHLSIDFWQFQILESADLFNLHIKNIDSGEEVLKAELFKKVKDADANLPEPPRLLFKFIDKCNEEEKQAILKLRRQILSFDKRIKEITESGSIKYGRGKTKLFAELRFDNQRNSPALFLWLPYMKGFNTRFTARMRVWTDWENVSDVAYVRKGMGIIISETEFRLGTVSPPAKLLPSRYYGQQARDAFLNDITFRENHINAILRQPQDLRYNGDFPLALSISYYLKLIESSTDFNSLEKIVEMALETRR, encoded by the coding sequence ATGGAAAAATACGTCAGTTTAAGAAAAACAGGAGCAGCGTGGGTATTTGAAAGCGAAGCAACACTAGAAGATTTTATCTGGGCGAATTTAGCACAATTATTTAATTTAACTCCTTTAAAGCGGCAATTTTCTATTAGCGGGCAATATTGCGATATTTTAGCTGTTGGAGAAAATAAACAGTTAGTGGTGCTTGAACTAAAAAACACTGAAGATCGATATGTTGTTCAGCAACTCACCCGTTATTATGACGCCTTGCAAGACGAAAAACCTTTCTCCGAACAAATAGACTACTCTCTGCCTGTCCGCCTTGTCGCTGTTACACCGGCTTTTCACCGAGATAATTTTACAGATCGAAAGTATCACCATTTATCTATTGATTTTTGGCAATTTCAAATCTTAGAATCCGCCGATCTTTTTAATTTGCACATCAAAAACATTGATAGTGGCGAAGAAGTATTAAAAGCCGAACTTTTCAAGAAAGTGAAGGATGCCGATGCTAATCTGCCTGAGCCTCCTCGGTTACTTTTTAAATTTATAGACAAGTGTAATGAGGAAGAAAAACAGGCAATATTGAAACTACGCCGGCAGATTCTCAGCTTTGACAAACGAATCAAAGAAATTACCGAATCCGGCAGTATAAAATATGGAAGAGGTAAAACAAAGCTATTTGCTGAGTTGCGTTTTGATAATCAGCGAAACAGTCCAGCACTTTTCTTGTGGCTACCTTATATGAAAGGATTTAACACAAGATTTACTGCTAGGATGAGAGTCTGGACTGATTGGGAAAACGTCTCGGATGTTGCTTATGTTCGTAAGGGAATGGGCATAATTATAAGTGAAACCGAGTTTAGATTAGGAACCGTTTCTCCGCCAGCAAAGTTACTTCCTTCCCGCTATTATGGTCAACAAGCTAGGGATGCTTTTTTAAACGATATAACGTTCCGCGAAAACCACATTAATGCAATTTTAAGACAACCACAAGATTTACGTTACAATGGGGATTTTCCATTAGCACTGAGCATTTCATACTATCTAAAATTGATAGAATCGTCTACCGATTTTAATTCTTTAGAAAAGATAGTTGAGATGGCTTTAGAAACACGACGCTAA
- a CDS encoding DMT family transporter, whose protein sequence is MGPLDNRPDNLGAGDSKAAEAALKAVTQELKHLQQDLILHLAQDFTRLVGEKYRLSEDIDRLRVQQQQLRLQQMDSLSQRGSAEQQALAQQVAEMVASQMQAKLMSRLDEIADGMRGSQIVSETQPTPRDRRGAGVYLASIDGTLMANYEEVKQEIQHTQSVMIEQLNRLNSLQQQGEVIIERLVNRLIEQLEMDASAVDIAHLSPEDIQRLMAAEPATQSGGLVHTPQSVPVVQPQPVQTPATAQAPAKSASMVQIGVLLAFCSAVVLSLFNVCIKIIIKSKAPRTILGLFQLEGIVTPGFGNSLLILLFRTIVVLTILPILATFLYPNVWQDLKKFVTSKDPDQWLKVVGSGFFLFLSQVLIYIALGNIPTGIAITIFFVYPIVTVFASWVLFGDRPTTLRYISIGVIVAGLILATVPAFGQKAFGDVGLGVASALGSGMTFAVYILTAALGQKKLHPIPFTFVGFVTILVLCSVSLSLPLPKNLAVQIAPNIWPQLIAGGAVLGVLTLASYLLNNFAIRFAGPALASIIGASGPALTALFGFLIIKEMILPVQILGLLVVTSGVAAMSVEKLLAQKKPAPAPAPAASR, encoded by the coding sequence ATGGGGCCTTTGGACAATAGACCAGATAACTTGGGTGCCGGTGATTCAAAAGCGGCAGAAGCGGCTTTGAAAGCTGTCACTCAGGAGCTCAAACATTTACAGCAAGATTTGATTTTGCATTTGGCGCAAGATTTCACTCGCCTTGTCGGTGAAAAATACCGGCTGAGTGAGGATATTGATAGGCTGCGAGTTCAGCAGCAGCAATTGAGATTGCAGCAAATGGATAGCCTCTCACAACGCGGTTCAGCCGAGCAGCAAGCTCTGGCGCAGCAAGTCGCGGAAATGGTTGCAAGTCAAATGCAAGCGAAGTTGATGTCCCGCTTGGATGAGATTGCCGACGGAATGCGCGGCTCACAGATCGTAAGTGAGACACAACCAACCCCGCGTGATCGTCGGGGTGCGGGGGTATATTTGGCGTCAATTGATGGGACGCTGATGGCTAATTATGAGGAGGTAAAGCAGGAAATCCAGCACACTCAAAGTGTGATGATAGAGCAGCTTAACCGGCTTAATAGTTTGCAGCAACAAGGTGAGGTGATTATTGAGCGGCTGGTTAATCGTTTGATTGAACAGTTGGAGATGGATGCAAGTGCGGTAGATATTGCTCATCTCTCGCCCGAAGATATACAAAGGTTGATGGCGGCTGAGCCGGCTACTCAGTCTGGGGGGTTGGTGCATACGCCGCAATCAGTGCCGGTGGTGCAGCCTCAACCTGTGCAAACACCGGCAACTGCACAGGCACCGGCAAAATCAGCTTCAATGGTGCAAATTGGGGTGCTTTTGGCGTTTTGTTCGGCGGTGGTTTTGTCGCTGTTTAATGTCTGCATCAAAATTATCATCAAGAGCAAAGCTCCTCGGACAATTTTAGGTCTTTTTCAGTTGGAGGGGATTGTTACTCCGGGGTTTGGAAACTCTCTGTTAATTTTGCTATTTCGCACGATTGTTGTTTTAACAATTCTGCCGATTTTAGCAACTTTTTTGTATCCCAATGTTTGGCAAGATTTGAAAAAGTTTGTCACTTCCAAAGATCCGGATCAGTGGTTAAAAGTGGTTGGTAGTGGTTTCTTTTTGTTTTTGTCTCAGGTTTTAATTTATATTGCACTTGGGAATATTCCGACTGGCATTGCCATTACAATTTTCTTTGTTTATCCCATTGTTACGGTATTTGCTTCTTGGGTTCTATTTGGCGACCGGCCTACAACTCTGCGTTATATCTCGATAGGGGTAATTGTGGCTGGGTTAATTTTGGCAACGGTGCCGGCTTTTGGTCAAAAAGCTTTTGGTGATGTTGGTCTTGGGGTAGCGAGTGCTTTAGGTTCTGGTATGACGTTTGCGGTTTATATTTTAACTGCTGCTTTGGGTCAGAAAAAGTTACACCCCATCCCGTTTACTTTTGTTGGTTTTGTAACGATTTTGGTTTTGTGTTCGGTAAGTTTATCATTACCTTTACCAAAGAATTTAGCTGTGCAAATTGCTCCGAATATTTGGCCTCAGTTAATTGCTGGCGGTGCGGTTTTGGGGGTGTTGACTTTGGCGAGTTATTTGCTGAATAATTTTGCGATTCGTTTTGCAGGGCCGGCTTTGGCTTCGATTATTGGTGCAAGTGGGCCGGCTTTAACTGCTTTGTTTGGTTTTCTGATTATTAAGGAGATGATTTTGCCGGTTCAAATTCTTGGTTTGTTGGTGGTTACTTCTGGGGTGGCGGCGATGAGTGTTGAGAAGTTATTGGCTCAGAAAAAGCCTGCTCCTGCACCGGCACCGGCTGCTTCAAGATAA
- a CDS encoding inorganic phosphate transporter — protein MIIFAAILAFYVAWNLGANDVANSMGTSVGSKALSLKQALLVAGILEFLGAVLFGKEVSSTLATEIVNPEMFINKPAVLITGMMVVMVAGALWVQVATLKGWPVSSSHAIVGAIAGFSWVAAGKSSVDWSNIGIISITWILTPVVSGIVASGFYACIKKWILQQNEPIKQLQEWIPWLSSALVGVFGFLVLPSVLAPAHLWLINHTGLNFPAHDLSVLVGAGAAVSITFFTWHKLKTLSSHSVAESSNSGEFESPMENVNFKIEKILGRFQVLSACFVAFAHGSNDVGNAIAPLAAINYIKNTGTVPLESFNLPFWVLVLGGLGIVAGLAVLGKRVITTVGEKIIELQPSAGFSAELATATTVLVASRLGLPVSTSHALVGGVVGVGIVRSLLEGKKQLEVSGATLRGILWAWVVTVPIAAGLSALIFTIVSRFI, from the coding sequence ATGATCATTTTTGCAGCAATTCTCGCTTTTTACGTTGCCTGGAATTTAGGGGCAAATGATGTCGCGAATTCAATGGGAACCTCCGTCGGTTCAAAAGCGCTTTCCTTAAAGCAAGCTTTGCTAGTAGCCGGCATTTTAGAGTTTTTGGGTGCCGTGCTTTTTGGCAAAGAAGTCTCCTCTACCCTTGCCACAGAAATTGTCAATCCAGAAATGTTTATTAATAAACCCGCAGTCTTGATCACCGGCATGATGGTAGTGATGGTAGCCGGTGCTTTATGGGTTCAGGTTGCAACGCTTAAAGGTTGGCCGGTTTCTTCTTCTCATGCCATTGTTGGCGCTATTGCCGGCTTTAGTTGGGTAGCGGCAGGCAAAAGTTCCGTAGATTGGTCAAATATTGGCATCATTTCCATTACTTGGATTCTCACTCCGGTGGTGAGTGGAATTGTTGCATCAGGTTTTTATGCTTGTATTAAAAAATGGATTTTGCAGCAAAATGAGCCGATTAAACAATTGCAAGAATGGATACCTTGGTTGAGTTCTGCGTTGGTCGGAGTCTTTGGTTTTTTAGTTTTGCCTTCGGTTTTGGCACCGGCTCATTTGTGGCTCATAAATCACACGGGTTTAAATTTTCCTGCTCACGATCTTAGCGTGTTGGTGGGGGCCGGTGCAGCAGTCTCTATAACCTTCTTTACCTGGCACAAACTCAAAACTCTCTCCTCTCATTCTGTCGCTGAGTCAAGTAACTCTGGAGAGTTTGAATCTCCAATGGAAAATGTAAATTTTAAAATCGAAAAAATATTAGGCCGCTTTCAAGTTTTAAGCGCTTGTTTTGTGGCATTTGCACATGGTTCTAATGATGTGGGAAATGCTATCGCACCTTTGGCGGCTATAAATTATATAAAAAATACCGGCACCGTTCCTCTGGAGTCTTTTAACTTGCCTTTCTGGGTTTTGGTATTGGGAGGACTGGGTATTGTTGCCGGTTTGGCAGTTTTGGGAAAACGAGTCATTACGACGGTGGGTGAAAAAATTATTGAGTTACAACCAAGCGCCGGTTTTTCTGCGGAGTTGGCGACGGCGACGACGGTTTTGGTAGCCTCGCGGTTGGGGTTGCCGGTTTCCACTTCTCATGCGCTGGTTGGCGGCGTCGTAGGAGTTGGAATTGTGCGGAGTTTGCTCGAAGGCAAAAAGCAGCTTGAGGTGAGTGGCGCGACATTGCGAGGCATTTTGTGGGCGTGGGTAGTGACAGTGCCCATAGCAGCCGGTTTGAGTGCCCTAATATTTACAATTGTGAGCCGGTTTATATAA
- a CDS encoding GTPase family protein translates to MTRLQPWQWIILALPITGIIGFILIAAGQQIHEWGINWIWAIFTLIFLAWRWLLVKWTQPARQQIEAIIADINQEIETTPNNTNTQPQTALEEIILKSQNDPPIWEDLQTFWQRCQELVTAIAHIYHPEVKYPLLSIYIPQAYSLIRGTIDDMDRWMQKLSPALNQITVGQAYESYKIYRKLEPSARKLLQVWNWAQWLLNPASAAARIATKGANNKATEQLLGNLNQMLREAALKNLCRQAVALYSGGTLPLEFTTTQPALPKAETQTLKDILSQAEPITEVEQKPLNIMLVGRTGAGKSSLINSLFQADKAEVDILPSTDKIKNYHWTQNDQTLTLTDTPGYEQVKRDDLRETVLEYATNADLLLLVTPALDPALQMDVDFLKEIYTDVEDLPAIAIVTQVDRLRPIREWEPPYDWEWGNRPKEISIREATEYRTKTFGELCEFVLPVVTSDIKINRTSWGIDALSLALLDAIEPVKKLRLARFLRNLEVRTVAAAKIIDNYTFQMATTQGLTALLKSPVLQFISTLTTGSPTLANLLATQIPVEQLPVVIGKLQMAYELYSLLNNGDEKMPNFDLLTLWPLLLENQATPERNAWAFGHALIEFWTQNLTVQQLRERFESYLQQQ, encoded by the coding sequence ATGACCCGACTACAACCCTGGCAATGGATTATTTTAGCCCTACCCATCACCGGCATTATCGGCTTCATTTTAATAGCCGCCGGCCAGCAAATTCACGAATGGGGAATTAACTGGATCTGGGCAATATTTACCCTCATATTTCTTGCCTGGCGATGGCTGCTCGTTAAATGGACACAACCGGCCCGCCAACAAATAGAAGCCATCATCGCAGACATCAACCAAGAAATAGAAACCACCCCCAATAACACCAACACCCAGCCCCAAACAGCCCTCGAAGAAATTATCCTAAAATCACAAAATGATCCCCCCATTTGGGAAGACTTACAAACCTTCTGGCAAAGATGTCAAGAACTCGTAACCGCCATCGCCCATATCTACCATCCCGAAGTCAAATATCCCCTCCTTTCCATTTACATTCCCCAAGCTTATAGCCTGATACGAGGCACAATTGATGACATGGATCGATGGATGCAAAAACTTTCCCCCGCCCTCAATCAAATCACCGTCGGACAAGCCTATGAATCTTACAAAATCTATCGCAAACTAGAACCTTCCGCCCGCAAATTACTACAAGTTTGGAACTGGGCACAATGGCTCTTAAACCCCGCATCCGCCGCCGCAAGAATTGCCACGAAAGGCGCCAACAATAAAGCCACCGAACAACTGCTTGGAAACCTCAACCAAATGTTACGAGAAGCCGCCCTCAAAAACTTGTGCCGGCAAGCAGTCGCCCTTTATAGTGGTGGCACACTCCCCCTCGAATTTACCACAACCCAACCGGCCCTCCCCAAAGCCGAAACCCAAACCCTCAAAGACATCCTCAGCCAAGCCGAACCCATCACAGAAGTCGAACAAAAACCCCTTAACATCATGCTTGTCGGACGCACCGGCGCCGGTAAAAGCAGCCTCATAAACAGCCTCTTTCAAGCCGACAAAGCCGAAGTAGACATCCTCCCCAGCACCGACAAAATCAAAAACTACCACTGGACACAAAACGACCAAACCCTCACCCTCACTGACACCCCCGGTTACGAACAAGTTAAACGCGACGACCTCCGCGAGACAGTGCTAGAGTATGCTACCAACGCTGACTTGCTCTTACTTGTCACCCCCGCCCTTGACCCTGCTTTGCAAATGGACGTAGACTTCCTCAAAGAAATTTATACAGATGTAGAAGACCTCCCCGCCATCGCCATCGTCACACAAGTAGACCGCTTGCGTCCCATCCGGGAATGGGAACCGCCCTACGATTGGGAATGGGGCAACCGGCCCAAAGAAATCTCCATCCGCGAAGCAACAGAATATCGCACAAAAACCTTTGGCGAATTATGTGAGTTTGTTTTACCCGTTGTCACAAGTGATATCAAAATAAATCGCACTTCCTGGGGCATTGATGCCTTATCTTTAGCACTTTTAGACGCCATTGAGCCGGTCAAAAAACTCCGCCTTGCTCGCTTTTTACGCAACCTTGAAGTCCGTACTGTTGCTGCTGCTAAAATCATCGATAATTACACCTTTCAAATGGCAACAACCCAAGGCTTAACCGCACTTTTAAAAAGCCCCGTTTTGCAATTTATTTCAACCTTAACCACCGGCTCTCCCACCCTCGCAAATTTACTCGCCACCCAAATCCCCGTAGAACAATTACCCGTCGTTATTGGCAAACTGCAAATGGCCTATGAACTCTACTCACTTTTAAATAACGGCGATGAAAAAATGCCCAATTTTGACTTATTGACTTTGTGGCCTTTGCTCTTAGAAAATCAAGCCACCCCAGAGCGAAATGCTTGGGCCTTTGGTCACGCTTTGATTGAGTTTTGGACGCAAAATTTAACCGTTCAGCAATTGCGAGAGCGTTTTGAGTCTTATCTTCAACAGCAATAA